ACGAAGTCGACGTACACGTCGGTGAGCGGCGCGCCTGGCGTGCGCTGCAGGCGCACCAACGTGCCCCGGCCGACGAACGGTTCCCCCGTCGTGAACACCTTCTCCAAGAGCGACGGGAAGCCCTGCTCCACCGTCTCGGGGAGCGCCTCGCGGATCGGCTTGCCGATGATGTCCCGGTGGCCCACGAGCTGGTAGTAGGCGGGGTTGCTCATCTCGAAGACGAAGTTGGGCCCGCGCAGCACCGTCACGAAACCCGGCGCCTGCTCGAACAGCCGGCGCAGCCGGCTGCGCTCCTCGTCCAGCGTCCGGTTGGCATCCTGGACACTGCGCGCGCGGTGGAGGACGCCGGCCTCGAGTTGAGCCCTGGGAGGCTCGTCGTCCCGGGCGACCTGGGCGGCGCGCACCGTGCGCTTGAGCTCCTGCAACTCCGTCACGTCCACGGTGTGCTGGAGGATGAAGGCCACCTCGCCCCGCTCGTCGAGCAGCGGCGTGTGGGTGGCGCTCCAGAAACGCTCCCGGACGACGATGCCCTCGGGCGTATGCAGGGGCACCCGGTAGGGGATGAGCGCCAGCGTGTCCGGCACTCGCCGCGTCAACACCCGCTCGAATGACTCGCGCAGCAGTCGCGCCGGGAGGTTGCCCGGATCGTTCGGATCGTTGGGAAACGCCGCCAGGATGTGCTGGCCCACGATGTCCTCGAACCGGCTCGCCGTGACGCGCAGATAGGCCTCGTTGGCCGCCACGTAGCGCAGCTCACGGTCCAGGAGCATGTAGGGGTTGGGCGAGAGGTTGAAGAGCCTCTGATAGTCGATAATCACGGACATATTTCCACGAGGGCCCGCGCCCCTCTCTCCCGTCCCTGGGAACAGCAACTGATCCAGCCCGGTGGCGCTTTTACCCAAACGTGTCGCTCCCCTTCCAGACCCGGCTCACCGCGGGTGGTGAATCGTTCATGTGTCCACAAGAGCACACGAACCCGCCGCGCGGAAAAAGCCTTCCAGGCAACGATCGAGTCGGGCGCGAGGGGATGTGAGGAACAGTTCGGGATTGACGGCTTCTGGCCGCGACCGCTCCCCCGCCCCCCTGGGGACCAGGTGGAACGATCCCGTACGGCTCGGAATTGATAGGGTTGTCTCCGCCTTCTCCCCCCAAGGAGCAACGCGGTGAACGCCCTTCTCATCCGTCTGGTGTGTGGTCTGCTCTTCGCCGCGATGGCGCTCGGCGCCGTGGTCCATCCGCCGAAGGATCTCACCCAGGGACTGGGCATGCTGCTGCCCATGTCCATGCTGCTGGGCTACGCCATCAAGGGGTCACCGCGCCGCTCGCTGATTCCCAAGCGCAAGGCGGCCCCGCCCCCTCCCGACATCTCGGGCACGTGAGGCACGCCGCCCCGCGTCACGGCGTGCCGCGCACCAGGGGAGAAGGCACGAGCGAGGTGCGCTCCGCCTCGCGCGAGCCCGTGCCGATCGGGGCGGCGGCCTGCTCACGGGGGGCCTCCAACAACGACATCACCGCCGGGTGCACCTTGCTCGCGAAGTAGCGGCCCCCGGCCACGGTGAAGTGCACTCCATCCGCCATGCGCAGCCGCATGGGCTTGCGGAAGCCCTCGACGGGGGCCTCGCGCAACAGGTGGCCCCTGGCATCGACGAAGAAGGGCCGCGTCTCCAGGTGCGTCGACGCACTCTCGCTCCGCACCGCCTCGCGCAGCACCCGGCGGATGATCTCCAGCTTGCGCTCGAAGCGGGGCAGGCCGGTGAAGGGCAGCTCCACCCAGAGCACCTTGCGCCCCGGAGCCGACAGCATGCGCAGGAACTCCGTGGCGCGCTGCTGATAGGCGGCCTCCCACCCGGACGCGCCCCACTGCACCTGCGC
Above is a window of Cystobacter fuscus DNA encoding:
- a CDS encoding DUF459 domain-containing protein — encoded protein: MDNALIRALVCLALLWSVSVRAEEGGPDGAARSRTVLLLGDSLIVTSFGESLEQLLNAQPGLRAVRRAKSSTGLARPDFFDWMKVGREEVELHRPDVVVVILGGNDGQGLTDDQGKAQVQWGASGWEAAYQQRATEFLRMLSAPGRKVLWVELPFTGLPRFERKLEIIRRVLREAVRSESASTHLETRPFFVDARGHLLREAPVEGFRKPMRLRMADGVHFTVAGGRYFASKVHPAVMSLLEAPREQAAAPIGTGSREAERTSLVPSPLVRGTP